ATAATGATGGCACTGGCATAAGTGGTTGGTGATAAAACTGATGTTTTCAGCTTGCCTGAGCTGTTAAAGCTTGGGAGTCCTACAGACAAGAGTTTCTGAGACCATGAGGATCTATCTACCTAGGGTCATATGCCAGACCGTTCCATGTAACACTGTACCTTTTCCAGCCCAACCAAGTTAAAAAATAGCTTTGATCAAGCCAAATCAGTCATATCACAAACAGAAGCCccatgttgttttctttactttttgtcCCATCTGCTGtcccattttgtttttaatctgtatGTTAAAGCCAAACTCATGTATTAATATGCGTAATAATTACATGTGGGTCTAAGCAAGTACTTTTCTgcctcagttctgcttttttgtttgtttgtttacaggTTGAAAGCAAATGGTGTCCAGATACACACCAGAAAAGTTGCAGATTTATGGGAGCTGCACAGCGAGTATGACATTGTTGTCAACTGCGCGGGCATCGGAGCCCGCCAGCTTGTGGGGGACCAGCAGCTGTTCCCCATCAGGGGACAAGTGCTCAAGGTTCATGCTCCTTGGGTGAAAAACTTCATCCGGGATGGGGACGGCTTAACCTACATCTACCCAGGGATACACAGTGTAACTCTTGGGGGAACCAGGGAAAAGGAGAGCTGGCATCTCTCCCCTGACCCTAGCACTACCAAAGACATCTTTGACAGATGTTGCTCTCTTGAGCCCTCACTGCAGCAAGCTCAGGATATCAAGGTGAAAGTGGGCCTGAGGCCATCCAGATCATGTGTGAGACTGCAGAGAGAGGTTCTGAGTCAGGGAGGAGCAAAGCTGCTGGTGGTTCACAACTATGGGCATGGGGGAGGTGGCTTTTCAGTGCACAGAGGCACAGCCAAGGAGGCCGCTCACCTGGTGAGAGAGTgcattgctgctctgcagggttCCTCATCCACGGCCAAGCTTTGAATCCCTGAACCTCCTTTTCCATTTATGACAGGCTAATGCAGCATCTCCTTGTAGAACCTTTGGACTTCTATTTCATTGCTGGAGAGAAGGAAGCTAAAACAACTTGTGCCATTGCAGGCACTTGGTGGTATCTCACCCGGCTTCCAGCAGCCACCTTGGAAAGCTGTGATGGGTCCATCCAGGCGTTAGTCCagctctccatctcctccatcTGGTATCATTACTGCCCTGATGATTTCTTCTAGCTTTGTGCTTGGGAGGCTACAAGATACATAAATATCCTTCACATAGCAAAAATCACTGCTTCAGTATAGTACAAATAACATAAATCAAGCATTTAGTCATCTGCATCTAAAAAGCATACTGGATGCACTAGATTCAGTAAAAACTAGTTCTCTGCTGTTGTGCCAGATCTAATCTTGTATTGTCCTTACTCTGCCACCTTGCTAACAAACTTTGCCATTGCCTTTATGAGTTACAGTAAAAGTAAAACTCTGCCCAGGGGTGTGGACAGTGCTCCGGGTCTACTCTTGCAGAAAGCAGCGGCAGGGACAGGAACCCTGTCACATGCAGGGACCAGACAAGTATGATTTCAGGAGCAGGTTACATATTTCACCTTGCGTGACTTAATACAAAATTTCTGTGAGAGGAAGTTGCCCTGTATGGACTACAAGTTTGTGCATCACCTTTCGTGCTTTATTACAAATATCTTCTATTCCGAGTCCCTCCGATTTTGCTCTCAGACATAAGCTGATTTTTCCCAAATAGCAGCATTGACATGGCCCATCTGCCTGTATGCTATGAAAAAGAATTTATCAGGGTGGGCTTAGGAGTGCAAAAATTTCTACTTCTCTTCAGCACTTGCAGCTTTCCTTGCAAAAGTGTATATAAATAAACAAGTGACAAACCAACAAAGATCTTAGCACCAACTTCAGTTGTGTAAGGGAGAAACAAGCCATGTAAATCTAGATAAACACTGTAAAGAGAAATTTGAGCTTGCTGTCAAAGTACAAGATGAATGTCTGACTGTTAGTGATTAAACTGCTCATTAGACTGGAAATGGCTTAAGTGTTAGCATCCACTTTTGACTTGTTCTTTGTCCTTAAGTTtacaaaccaaaccaaaatccTTCAAGAAATAACATGATTACATTTGATAAATACAATTCTAACAGAAGGGCAAAGGTCACCCATgtggtgttttctttcataaacGAGGGATTTTCTCTCATTCAGAGAGGCCTGGCAGAGCCAAGAAGGGCCCTTGTGTAACATCACATTCAGAAGCATTTGCCAACTCCTGCTACTGGCACGAGGAAAGAGGACAGTTATCCTTCACAAGGGACAGCTGTTGAAAAGGCAATCATCTAAATTAAACTTCAGGTCAGTTAGTGCTTGGGACCAACGTAAGCCAGCCCTGCCTTCAGCCAACTTGCCTTCTTCTTCTCAGCTCTGGCTGCTAATTTTGTGCCTCCCCCTCaattatttgtctttttgaaagggcagagctgctgcttttggcagCAGTGTTGGTATTGTGCTTGTCAAAGCACAGCTTTGTCCTCAGataacacagaacaaaaaaatgcatggctTAAACCCATGAGAatgggttatttttttcctagtcttgattttaatcttaaaaaaaaccccaagttTAGCTTAAGCTTTAGCTACAAAAACTAATAATACCCATAGCATTAGTTCATACATGACATCCTGCACTTATGTAATTCCCAACATTGTGTGATGACATGGGTTTTGTAAAGGGAATTCTTTTGCCCGCTTCGCATGCCATTGCACTGCTGGGCTCGTGAGGTGGTTTTGCAGCTCCTTGCACTTTACTACCTTGGAGAAGACGGTCCCATCAGCAGTCTGAGCCACTCCACCACTTATCAGTACATGGATTAGCACTGGCCCTGCTTTCCCTGTAGGATGCCATTGGTGACTTCCCTCCTGTGTGAAAATGGGTGAGTAATGCTTTCATCGCCTCTCTGTCCTGTGACCAGGAGCTAACTCACGAGAGGATCTTCCCTCCTACCCCATGCTAGATCAGCCTCTACCAAGTCTTTGGTGACAGTTTATGAAGACTTCCCAGAACATGAGCAGATTGTATTGACTAGGATTATTCCTGTCTGCAGCCTCATTGTTCTGTCTGAAGCTGTAAGGCGAGGGTGAAGCTTTGTTGCTCCTCACTGCAAGGCTCTGCTGATTCTTCCCTTAGGCCACATACACCTCAGAACTATTCTATTACTATGGTTTTAACCACTTGCTTGCTAGGAGTGTCAGACTTACTGCATTTCTCGAGGTCCCTCGGAGCACTTAAAGGCAACCAGTGTCACAtgccattgtttttttttttttggctgttttaaGTAAAAGGTTATGCACTGTCCCTTAACAGCACGGCTACGTCACA
The sequence above is drawn from the Numida meleagris isolate 19003 breed g44 Domestic line chromosome 3, NumMel1.0, whole genome shotgun sequence genome and encodes:
- the DDO gene encoding D-aspartate oxidase; the encoded protein is MAVPRVAVVGAGLIGLSTALHMSEVIPSCCSITLLSEQFSPNTTSDVAAGMLIPHTYPGTPIHVQKQWFKETFIYLFDISNSAEASEAGIHLVSGWQIFKNPQEAEVPFWSDIVLGFRPMSAAELQKFPQHSHGQAFTTLKCDCPPYLLWLEKRLKANGVQIHTRKVADLWELHSEYDIVVNCAGIGARQLVGDQQLFPIRGQVLKVHAPWVKNFIRDGDGLTYIYPGIHSVTLGGTREKESWHLSPDPSTTKDIFDRCCSLEPSLQQAQDIKVKVGLRPSRSCVRLQREVLSQGGAKLLVVHNYGHGGGGFSVHRGTAKEAAHLVRECIAALQGSSSTAKL